In one Streptomyces sp. NBC_01288 genomic region, the following are encoded:
- a CDS encoding TerD family protein encodes MTPGSNIPLSAARVTVDVAAPVRLDVSGLLLTGDGKVRSDDDFIFYNQPTGPGVTYRSGGGTAPDAITVDTGAVPPGIEKIVVTASPDAAGQSFQGVEPTATIRNADDNSVLGTFTPPQLGAETALVVVEIYLRNGVWKARAVGQGYANGLAGIATDFGVSVEEPAPTPAPVAPPTPTVQTPVAPPVPQAAPAPPPPPAAPPLGAGKINLDKGRVSLQKNQTVSLVKGGRPLLSQVKMGLGWEPAYRGKDIDLDASVIAYGPQRNHVDSCYFGKLSILNGAIKHSGDNLTGEGGGDDEVIVVDLGRIPQEVTGLVFTVNSFSGQKFTEVAKAYCRLLDAATGEELVRFDLTNAESQTGVMMAKLVKQFTGEWDMTAMGDFVKSRTVRGMVKPAAQAL; translated from the coding sequence ATGACCCCCGGCTCGAACATCCCTCTCTCCGCCGCGCGCGTGACGGTGGACGTCGCCGCCCCGGTGCGGCTCGACGTATCGGGCCTGCTGCTCACGGGCGACGGCAAGGTGCGCTCCGACGACGACTTCATCTTCTACAACCAGCCGACGGGCCCCGGCGTGACCTACCGCTCCGGCGGCGGTACGGCACCCGACGCGATCACCGTCGACACCGGCGCCGTCCCGCCGGGCATCGAGAAGATCGTCGTCACCGCCAGCCCGGACGCGGCCGGCCAGAGCTTCCAGGGCGTCGAACCCACGGCCACGATCCGCAACGCGGACGACAACAGCGTCCTGGGCACCTTCACACCCCCGCAGCTCGGCGCCGAGACGGCCTTGGTGGTCGTCGAGATCTACCTCCGCAACGGCGTCTGGAAGGCCCGCGCGGTAGGCCAGGGCTACGCGAACGGCCTGGCGGGCATCGCCACGGACTTCGGCGTCTCGGTGGAGGAACCGGCTCCGACACCGGCTCCGGTGGCCCCGCCCACTCCGACGGTGCAGACCCCGGTGGCACCTCCGGTACCGCAGGCTGCCCCGGCTCCCCCGCCGCCGCCCGCCGCACCGCCGCTCGGCGCCGGAAAGATCAACCTCGACAAGGGCCGCGTCAGCCTCCAGAAGAACCAGACGGTCTCCCTGGTCAAGGGCGGCCGCCCGCTCCTCTCCCAGGTCAAGATGGGCCTCGGCTGGGAGCCCGCGTACCGCGGGAAGGACATCGACCTGGACGCGTCGGTCATCGCCTACGGCCCGCAGCGCAACCACGTCGACAGCTGCTACTTCGGCAAGCTCTCGATCCTGAACGGCGCGATCAAGCACTCCGGCGACAACCTCACGGGCGAGGGCGGCGGTGACGACGAGGTGATCGTGGTCGACCTCGGCCGCATCCCCCAGGAGGTCACCGGCCTGGTCTTCACGGTCAACTCCTTCTCCGGCCAGAAGTTCACCGAGGTCGCCAAGGCCTACTGCCGCCTCCTGGACGCCGCGACCGGCGAGGAACTGGTCCGCTTCGACCTCACCAACGCCGAGTCCCAGACCGGCGTCATGATGGCCAAGCTGGTCAAGCAGTTCACCGGCGAGTGGGACATGACCGCGATGGGCGACTTCGTGAAGTCCCGCACGGTGAGAGGCATGGTGAAGCCGGCGGCCCAGGCGCTGTAA
- a CDS encoding zinc-dependent alcohol dehydrogenase family protein translates to MKAAVIESVGRAVVTEVPDPTPGPREVVVEVAACGLCGTDLHILQGEFAPKLPIVPGHEFAGEIVAVGTQVTEVSVGDQVAVDPSLYCYECRQCRNGHNNLCERWAAIGVTTAGGAAQYALAPVANCVKLPEHVRTQDAALVEPLSCAVRGYDVLKSRLGAHVLIYGSGTMGLMMLELAKRTGAASVDIVDLNPARLETARTLGVSGSAANADELDRPQGWDLVVDATGNAAAIQDGLDRVAKAGTFLQFGVADYATRVSIDPYRIYNQEITITGSMAVLHSFERAAELFANGVLDPEIFISDRIELERYPQALEQFAAGVGRKIVVIP, encoded by the coding sequence ATGAAGGCCGCCGTCATCGAGTCCGTGGGCCGCGCCGTCGTCACCGAGGTCCCGGACCCGACGCCGGGTCCCCGCGAGGTCGTCGTCGAGGTCGCCGCCTGCGGGCTGTGCGGCACCGATCTGCACATCCTCCAGGGCGAGTTCGCGCCCAAGCTGCCGATCGTGCCGGGCCACGAGTTCGCCGGCGAGATCGTCGCGGTCGGCACCCAGGTCACCGAGGTCTCGGTCGGCGACCAAGTAGCCGTAGACCCGTCCCTCTACTGCTACGAGTGCCGGCAGTGCCGCAACGGACACAACAACCTCTGCGAACGCTGGGCCGCGATCGGCGTCACCACGGCGGGCGGCGCGGCCCAGTACGCACTCGCCCCGGTGGCGAACTGCGTGAAGCTCCCCGAGCACGTCCGCACCCAGGACGCGGCCCTCGTGGAGCCGCTGTCGTGCGCGGTGCGCGGCTACGACGTCCTCAAGTCCCGCCTCGGCGCGCACGTCCTGATCTACGGCTCCGGGACCATGGGCCTGATGATGCTGGAGCTGGCCAAGCGCACCGGCGCGGCGAGCGTCGACATCGTGGACCTGAACCCGGCCCGCCTGGAGACCGCCCGCACGCTCGGTGTCTCCGGCTCCGCGGCGAACGCGGACGAGCTGGACCGGCCGCAGGGCTGGGACCTCGTGGTCGACGCGACCGGCAACGCGGCGGCGATCCAGGACGGCCTGGACCGGGTGGCGAAGGCGGGCACGTTCCTCCAGTTCGGGGTGGCCGACTACGCGACCCGGGTGTCGATCGACCCGTACCGCATCTACAACCAGGAGATCACCATCACCGGCTCCATGGCGGTGCTGCACAGCTTCGAGCGGGCTGCGGAGCTGTTCGCGAACGGGGTCCTCGACCCGGAGATCTTCATCAGCGACCGGATCGAGCTGGAGCGGTATCCGCAGGCGCTGGAGCAGTTCGCGGCGGGAGTGGGCCGGAAGATCGTGGTGATTCCCTAG
- a CDS encoding TROVE domain-containing protein encodes MTRFNTKAAKIQPTSRVTSTGRVLRTYQGGRGSERDARSELFLLAVANFVSQQTFYESGADRDDRFATLVRELAVTDPAWTAGLLGWLRGEGNLRTAAVVGAAEYVKARLDAGATDGPSNRQVVDSVLRRPDEPGELLAYWTARYGRAVPKPVKRGVADAVRRLYGGKSLLKYDTASKGYRFGDILNLVHAAPDPDKAWQGELFQYALDRRHHPDTAVPPASNQVLTAHRELMALPVERRRAVVTAADGAERLAAAGMTWEALAGWLQGPMDKAAWEAVIPSMGSMALVRNLRNFDEAGVSDEVAARVAAKISDPAEVARSRQFPFRYLAAYRHAPSLRWSYPLEQALGHSLANVPALPGRTLVLVDRSGSMFYSRLSDRSELNRADAAAIFGTALALRAADADLVEFGTTSRRLDFGAGESVLKILGRFGDLGGTDTTSAVRSHYRGQDRVLIVTDEQYAYSRHGDPTEQVPAGVPVYTWNLAGYRAGHGPSGTANRHTFGGLSDAAFRMVPLLEAARDADWPWAA; translated from the coding sequence ATGACGCGTTTCAACACCAAGGCGGCGAAGATCCAGCCCACTTCGCGCGTCACCTCCACGGGCCGAGTGCTCCGCACCTACCAGGGCGGCCGTGGCAGTGAGCGCGACGCGCGCTCCGAGCTTTTCCTGCTCGCGGTGGCCAACTTCGTTTCCCAGCAGACCTTTTACGAGTCCGGCGCCGACCGGGACGACCGCTTCGCGACCCTCGTGCGCGAGCTCGCCGTCACCGACCCGGCCTGGACGGCCGGCCTCCTCGGCTGGCTGCGCGGCGAGGGCAACCTCCGTACGGCCGCCGTCGTGGGCGCCGCCGAGTACGTGAAGGCCCGCCTCGACGCCGGAGCCACCGACGGCCCCTCGAACCGACAGGTCGTCGACTCCGTGCTCCGCCGCCCGGACGAGCCCGGCGAACTGCTCGCGTACTGGACCGCGCGCTACGGCCGCGCCGTCCCGAAGCCCGTCAAGCGCGGTGTCGCCGACGCCGTACGACGTCTCTACGGCGGCAAGTCGCTGCTCAAGTACGACACCGCGTCCAAGGGTTACCGCTTCGGCGACATCCTCAACCTGGTGCACGCGGCGCCGGACCCGGACAAGGCGTGGCAGGGCGAGCTGTTCCAGTACGCGCTGGACCGCCGGCACCACCCGGACACCGCCGTACCGCCCGCGTCGAACCAAGTCCTCACCGCGCACCGCGAGTTGATGGCGCTGCCGGTCGAGCGGCGACGCGCTGTCGTCACGGCGGCCGACGGTGCCGAGCGGCTCGCGGCGGCCGGGATGACGTGGGAGGCGCTGGCCGGGTGGCTCCAGGGGCCGATGGACAAGGCGGCCTGGGAGGCGGTCATCCCGTCCATGGGTTCGATGGCGCTCGTCCGAAATCTCCGGAACTTCGACGAGGCCGGGGTCTCCGACGAGGTCGCGGCCCGGGTCGCGGCGAAGATCAGCGACCCGGCGGAGGTCGCGCGCTCGCGGCAGTTCCCGTTCCGGTACCTCGCCGCGTACCGGCACGCGCCCTCGCTGCGCTGGTCGTACCCGCTGGAGCAGGCACTCGGCCACTCGCTGGCCAACGTTCCCGCGCTGCCGGGCCGCACGCTCGTGCTCGTGGACCGCTCGGGTTCGATGTTCTACTCGCGGCTGTCCGACCGTTCGGAGCTGAACCGGGCCGACGCGGCGGCGATCTTCGGCACGGCGCTCGCGCTGCGGGCGGCGGACGCGGACCTCGTCGAGTTCGGCACCACGAGCAGGCGTCTGGACTTCGGCGCGGGCGAGTCGGTGCTCAAGATCCTGGGCCGCTTCGGCGACCTGGGCGGTACCGACACCACCTCGGCGGTCCGCTCGCACTACCGGGGCCAGGACCGGGTGCTGATCGTCACCGACGAGCAGTACGCGTACAGCCGGCACGGTGACCCGACCGAGCAGGTACCGGCCGGGGTGCCGGTCTACACCTGGAACCTCGCCGGATACCGGGCAGGCCACGGCCCGTCCGGCACGGCGAACCGGCACACCTTCGGCGGCCTCTCGGACGCGGCCTTCCGGATGGTGCCGCTGCTGGAGGCGGCCCGGGACGCGGACTGGCCCTGGGCGGCCTGA
- a CDS encoding Crp/Fnr family transcriptional regulator: protein MERIDAQNLTGLLRRHRRTWGGGTFLARLNDDELWAVLDAGAPVEFGRGEVLVTEGGPDTDVFLLLSSTVKVTTRTRTKKRTLIAVRAGGDVIGELATLEGFRRTATVEVRGREPVLAVKVEGRRFLDVIRILPDAHMLLTASVARKLIAATRRRAGFAGFTAEIRLARVIADMAEDYGVRTPTFRDGLEIGVDLTQTEWGALIGASESTAFRALKELKHRELVTVRYRRIVVRDLPRLRAFADV, encoded by the coding sequence GTGGAGCGGATCGACGCGCAGAACCTGACCGGCCTGCTACGCCGGCACCGTAGAACCTGGGGCGGGGGAACCTTTCTGGCCCGACTGAACGACGACGAGTTGTGGGCTGTCCTCGACGCTGGCGCACCGGTCGAGTTTGGCAGGGGAGAGGTACTGGTCACCGAAGGCGGACCGGACACCGATGTCTTCCTCCTGCTGTCCTCGACGGTGAAGGTCACCACGCGCACCAGAACGAAGAAGCGAACCCTGATCGCGGTCCGGGCCGGAGGCGATGTCATCGGTGAACTCGCCACACTGGAGGGCTTCCGGCGCACGGCCACCGTCGAGGTACGGGGCCGCGAACCAGTGTTGGCCGTGAAGGTCGAAGGCCGTCGTTTCCTTGATGTGATCCGGATCTTGCCGGACGCGCACATGCTGCTGACCGCCTCCGTGGCCCGCAAACTCATTGCGGCGACCCGCCGGCGCGCCGGTTTCGCGGGATTCACCGCGGAGATCCGGCTCGCGCGGGTGATCGCGGACATGGCGGAGGACTACGGGGTTCGTACGCCCACCTTTCGTGACGGCCTGGAGATCGGCGTGGACCTCACCCAGACCGAGTGGGGAGCACTGATAGGGGCGAGTGAATCCACCGCGTTCCGCGCCTTGAAAGAGCTCAAGCACCGGGAACTCGTTACTGTCCGCTACCGCAGGATCGTGGTGCGGGACCTGCCGAGGCTGCGCGCCTTCGCCGACGTTTAG
- a CDS encoding TetR/AcrR family transcriptional regulator has translation MAQVRPMRADARRNYERLLKVAAEAFAEHGENASLDDIAKRAGVGSGTLYRHFPTRQALLEAAYVDRIEALGTRADELAKELPPGEALAEWLYEVCVGTNQVRGMKALLGSAVTDGGNLALTACGTHMKSAAQRLVEAAQREGTLRQDIEPIEVLRLAHGVSTASELANGQGKYIRRYLSLLTDGLRPAARSE, from the coding sequence ATGGCGCAGGTCAGACCCATGCGCGCGGACGCCCGGCGCAACTATGAGCGGCTGCTGAAGGTGGCGGCGGAGGCTTTCGCCGAGCACGGGGAGAACGCGTCCCTCGACGACATCGCCAAGCGCGCGGGCGTCGGGTCAGGGACGCTGTACCGGCATTTCCCCACCCGGCAGGCGCTGTTGGAGGCGGCCTACGTCGACCGGATCGAGGCGCTCGGGACCCGCGCCGACGAGCTGGCGAAGGAACTGCCGCCGGGCGAGGCGCTGGCCGAGTGGCTGTACGAGGTGTGCGTCGGCACAAACCAAGTGCGCGGTATGAAGGCCCTGTTGGGCTCGGCCGTGACGGACGGCGGCAATCTCGCGCTCACGGCCTGCGGTACGCATATGAAGAGCGCGGCACAGCGGCTGGTCGAGGCGGCGCAGCGGGAGGGGACCCTGCGTCAGGACATCGAGCCGATCGAGGTCCTGCGGCTCGCCCACGGGGTGTCCACGGCCTCGGAGTTGGCGAACGGGCAGGGCAAGTACATCCGCCGTTATCTGTCCCTGCTGACGGACGGGCTGCGGCCCGCTGCCCGGTCGGAGTGA
- a CDS encoding 1-aminocyclopropane-1-carboxylate deaminase — MSLSSYDRYPLLFGPSPVHPLERLTAHLGGAALWAKREDCNSGVAYGGNKTRKLEYLVADALAKGCDTLVSIGGVQSNHTRQVAACAARAGLKCVLIQESWVEWPDSVYDKVGNILISRLAGADVRLVKAGFGIGFKESWEQALREVEEGGGKPYAIPAGASDHPLGGLGFANWAHEVAQQEQELGVFFDTVVVCSVTGSTQAGMVAGFRSIEEAGGRERRVLGIDASAKPAETREQVARIAQSTAQLIGVKRELTLDDVELDDRYHAGIYGIPDETTLEAMRLAARTEGMVTDPVYEGKSMAGMIDLVARGEIAADSTVLYAHLGGQPALNAYSALF; from the coding sequence ATGTCCCTTTCCTCGTACGACCGTTACCCCCTCCTCTTCGGCCCCTCGCCCGTCCACCCGCTGGAGCGCCTCACCGCGCACCTCGGCGGCGCCGCCCTGTGGGCCAAGCGCGAGGACTGCAACTCCGGTGTCGCGTACGGCGGCAACAAGACCCGCAAGCTGGAGTACCTCGTCGCCGACGCCCTCGCGAAGGGCTGCGACACCCTCGTCTCGATCGGCGGCGTGCAGTCCAACCACACCCGCCAGGTCGCGGCCTGCGCCGCCCGCGCCGGGCTCAAGTGCGTGCTGATCCAGGAGAGTTGGGTGGAGTGGCCCGACTCCGTCTACGACAAGGTCGGCAACATCCTGATCAGCCGCCTCGCCGGAGCGGACGTACGCCTGGTGAAGGCCGGGTTCGGCATCGGCTTCAAGGAGAGCTGGGAGCAGGCGCTGAGGGAGGTCGAGGAGGGCGGCGGAAAGCCGTACGCCATCCCGGCCGGCGCCTCCGACCACCCGCTCGGCGGCCTCGGCTTCGCCAACTGGGCCCACGAAGTCGCCCAACAGGAACAGGAGTTGGGCGTCTTCTTCGACACCGTGGTGGTGTGCTCGGTGACCGGCTCCACCCAGGCCGGCATGGTCGCCGGGTTCCGGTCGATCGAGGAGGCGGGCGGCCGCGAGCGCCGGGTGCTCGGCATCGATGCCTCGGCGAAGCCCGCCGAGACCCGCGAGCAGGTGGCCCGCATCGCCCAGAGCACCGCCCAACTGATCGGCGTCAAGCGTGAGTTGACCCTCGACGACGTCGAACTCGACGACCGCTACCACGCCGGCATCTACGGCATCCCGGACGAGACCACCCTGGAGGCGATGCGCCTCGCCGCCCGCACCGAGGGAATGGTCACCGACCCTGTCTATGAGGGCAAGTCCATGGCCGGGATGATCGACCTGGTCGCCCGCGGTGAGATCGCCGCCGACTCCACCGTGCTCTACGCCCACCTCGGCGGCCAGCCCGCGCTGAACGCGTACAGCGCGCTGTTCTAG
- a CDS encoding MFS transporter produces MSTPSAPSTTDALSAPPRPARLGTVLFVVVAAYLMVGVDSTVVNVALPAIQKDLGFSPTGLSWVLNSYTLAFGGLLLLGGRVGDIAGRRRTLTIGVLLFATSSLLGGLATDSAWLLAARSLQGVGAALIAPNTLALITTNFPEGPRRHHALGIYTSMAGIGASIGLVIGGMLTSWASWRWSLLINVPIGVAVALALPRFVGETPRHAGQFDAAGALTGTAGMTSLVYAFIRVSSDGWGDAQAQLGFSFAAALLAGFTLVESRAAQPIMPLRLFASRNRAGGYAGVLLLPAGMFGAFYFLTLISQRVLDYSPLRAGFAFLPMTLALFTVVRLVPRLLARFGAKPVLLTGMALLVTSAGWLWQLRPGDDYLTGLLGPLVLMGLGVGLSFMPLNATILAGIAPREAGAASGLLQTLQWLGGTLGLSILVTVFGTATRHATGSPSEILVHGSARAFGVGALIALTALLVSAFVITGRKTEGAGRAAAKAP; encoded by the coding sequence ATGTCCACCCCGTCCGCACCGTCCACCACCGATGCTCTCTCCGCACCACCCCGACCCGCCAGGCTCGGCACCGTCCTCTTCGTCGTCGTCGCCGCCTACTTGATGGTCGGCGTCGACTCCACCGTCGTCAACGTCGCACTGCCCGCCATCCAGAAGGATCTCGGCTTCAGCCCCACCGGGCTGTCCTGGGTCCTCAACTCCTACACGCTCGCCTTCGGCGGGCTGCTTCTGCTGGGCGGCCGGGTCGGAGACATCGCGGGCCGCCGCCGTACGCTCACGATCGGTGTCCTGCTCTTCGCCACGTCCTCCCTGCTCGGCGGACTCGCCACCGACAGCGCCTGGCTGCTCGCGGCCCGCTCACTACAGGGTGTGGGCGCCGCGCTCATCGCGCCCAACACGCTCGCCCTGATCACCACCAACTTCCCGGAGGGCCCGCGCCGTCACCACGCGCTCGGCATCTACACCTCCATGGCCGGCATCGGCGCCTCGATAGGCCTGGTCATCGGCGGCATGCTGACCTCCTGGGCATCCTGGCGCTGGTCCCTGCTGATCAATGTGCCGATCGGTGTCGCGGTCGCTCTCGCCCTCCCCCGCTTCGTCGGCGAAACCCCGCGCCACGCAGGGCAGTTCGACGCGGCGGGCGCGCTCACCGGCACCGCCGGGATGACCTCGCTGGTGTACGCGTTCATCCGGGTCTCGTCGGACGGATGGGGCGACGCGCAGGCGCAGTTGGGGTTCAGTTTCGCGGCGGCCCTGCTGGCGGGCTTCACCCTGGTCGAGTCCCGCGCCGCCCAACCCATCATGCCGCTGCGCCTGTTCGCGAGCCGCAACCGCGCGGGCGGCTACGCGGGCGTCCTGCTGCTGCCGGCCGGCATGTTCGGCGCGTTCTACTTCCTCACCCTGATCAGCCAACGGGTCCTGGACTACAGCCCGTTGCGCGCGGGCTTCGCGTTCCTGCCGATGACGCTGGCGCTGTTCACGGTCGTGCGTCTCGTACCGCGCCTGCTGGCCCGCTTCGGCGCCAAGCCGGTGCTGCTCACGGGCATGGCCCTGCTCGTCACCTCGGCCGGGTGGCTGTGGCAACTCCGCCCGGGCGACGACTACTTGACCGGACTGCTCGGCCCGCTCGTCCTCATGGGCCTGGGCGTCGGCCTCAGCTTCATGCCACTCAACGCGACGATCCTCGCGGGCATCGCACCCCGCGAGGCGGGCGCCGCGTCCGGTCTCCTTCAGACCCTCCAGTGGCTCGGCGGCACCCTCGGACTGTCCATCCTGGTCACGGTGTTCGGCACGGCGACCCGGCACGCGACCGGGTCACCGTCCGAGATCCTCGTCCACGGATCGGCCAGGGCGTTCGGCGTCGGCGCGCTGATCGCCCTGACCGCGCTGCTGGTGTCGGCGTTCGTGATCACCGGGAGGAAGACCGAGGGGGCCGGGAGGGCTGCCGCGAAGGCTCCCTAG
- a CDS encoding alkaline phosphatase PhoX, with translation MSLTRRDFTAKSAMTGAGVALAGSVGALATAPNALASTDTYDEKSAADHGHGHGHTGVGYGTLIPDPDGILALPAGFKYRVITYSGKTKLESGEFTPSNHDGTSTFDGPRGATLLVNNHELAGPRAQWPHPVPLTEGLVYDPAGAGGCTVVEVRRDHVAEWVGIAGTVTNCAGGNTPWDTWLTCEETEDKAGTNGFTKDHGYVFEVDPVDRRANRNPKPIKALGRYAHEAVVVDPKRGHLYLTEDASGPNGLLYRWTPPEHFHHGRGKLRTLADDAGVLQAFKCFDSGGKFVDDLSRATKIGTVYGVDWVDVPDRDAKTTSVRKQFATGEITRARKLEGMWWGDGGTYIVSSFARTESPVQHDGAVWFYDPKRRTLTLKVLIGVNPDPSVDGAFDGPDNITVSPYGGLVIAEDGEGVQHLFGATDSGRTYPIARNELNIGTEEKPEYSEFTGVTFSPDGKTLYANIQTPGIMLAITGPWKRQKR, from the coding sequence ATGTCGCTCACCCGCAGGGATTTCACCGCCAAGTCCGCGATGACCGGTGCCGGGGTCGCGCTGGCGGGCAGCGTCGGCGCCCTCGCCACCGCGCCCAACGCCCTCGCGTCCACCGACACCTACGACGAGAAGTCGGCGGCCGATCACGGACACGGACACGGGCACACCGGCGTCGGCTACGGCACGCTGATCCCCGACCCGGACGGCATCCTCGCCCTGCCCGCCGGCTTCAAATACCGCGTCATCACCTACAGCGGCAAAACCAAGCTGGAATCGGGCGAGTTCACCCCCTCCAACCACGACGGCACGTCCACCTTCGACGGCCCGCGCGGCGCCACCCTCCTGGTCAACAACCACGAGCTGGCCGGCCCCCGCGCCCAATGGCCCCACCCCGTCCCGCTCACCGAGGGCCTCGTCTACGACCCCGCCGGGGCCGGCGGCTGCACGGTCGTCGAGGTCCGCCGCGACCACGTCGCCGAGTGGGTCGGCATCGCCGGCACCGTCACCAACTGCGCGGGCGGCAACACCCCTTGGGACACCTGGCTCACCTGCGAGGAGACCGAGGACAAGGCCGGCACCAACGGCTTCACCAAGGACCACGGTTACGTCTTCGAGGTCGACCCGGTGGACCGCCGCGCCAACCGGAACCCCAAGCCGATCAAGGCACTTGGCCGCTACGCCCACGAGGCGGTGGTCGTCGACCCGAAGCGCGGCCACCTCTACCTGACCGAGGACGCGTCGGGCCCGAACGGCCTCCTCTACCGCTGGACCCCGCCCGAGCACTTCCACCACGGCCGCGGCAAGCTCCGCACCCTCGCCGACGACGCGGGCGTCCTCCAGGCCTTCAAGTGCTTCGACTCCGGCGGCAAGTTCGTCGACGACCTCTCCCGCGCCACGAAGATCGGCACGGTCTACGGCGTCGACTGGGTCGACGTCCCCGACCGCGACGCGAAGACGACCTCCGTCCGCAAGCAGTTCGCCACCGGCGAGATCACCCGCGCCCGCAAGCTGGAGGGCATGTGGTGGGGCGACGGCGGCACGTACATCGTCTCCTCGTTCGCCCGCACGGAGAGCCCCGTCCAGCACGACGGCGCCGTCTGGTTCTACGACCCCAAGCGCCGCACCCTCACCCTCAAGGTCCTGATCGGCGTCAACCCCGACCCGTCCGTGGACGGCGCGTTCGACGGCCCCGACAACATCACCGTCTCTCCCTACGGCGGCCTCGTCATCGCCGAGGACGGCGAGGGCGTCCAGCACCTGTTCGGCGCGACGGACAGCGGGCGCACGTACCCGATCGCCCGCAACGAACTCAACATCGGCACCGAAGAGAAGCCGGAGTACAGCGAGTTCACGGGTGTGACGTTCTCCCCGGACGGCAAGACCCTGTACGCGAACATCCAGACTCCGGGGATCATGCTCGCGATCACGGGGCCTTGGAAGCGGCAGAAGCGCTGA
- a CDS encoding carbohydrate ABC transporter permease produces MSSVAVRVRARRKGAGLGLVAWLLGIVFFLPIAWMALTSFHSETDAATNPPSFGAALTLDGYRDFFGTGGGASPWPALVNSLVASVASTAFVLLLAFPAAYALSIRPVRKWTNVLFFFLSTKMLPVVAGLLPIYLFAKNAGMLDNIWLLVILYTSMNLPIAVWMMQSFLAEVPVAVIEAAQIDGARLPTILARVVAPISLPGIAATALICFIFSWNELLFARVLTGVVAETAPVFLTGFITSQGLFLAKVCAASLVISLPVLAAGFAAQDKLVQGLSLGAVK; encoded by the coding sequence ATGAGCAGTGTCGCCGTACGCGTGCGTGCCCGCCGCAAAGGAGCGGGCCTCGGCCTGGTGGCCTGGCTCCTCGGTATCGTGTTCTTCCTGCCCATCGCCTGGATGGCGCTGACGTCCTTCCACTCGGAGACGGACGCGGCGACCAACCCGCCGTCCTTCGGGGCCGCCCTCACCCTGGACGGCTACCGGGACTTCTTCGGCACCGGAGGCGGCGCGAGCCCCTGGCCCGCGCTGGTCAACTCGCTTGTCGCGTCCGTGGCTTCGACGGCCTTCGTACTGTTGCTGGCGTTCCCGGCGGCCTACGCGCTGTCGATCCGCCCAGTGAGGAAGTGGACCAACGTCCTGTTCTTCTTCCTCTCCACGAAGATGCTCCCCGTGGTGGCGGGCCTGCTGCCGATCTACCTGTTCGCGAAGAACGCGGGGATGCTGGACAACATCTGGCTCCTGGTCATCCTCTACACCTCCATGAACCTGCCGATCGCGGTGTGGATGATGCAGTCCTTCCTCGCCGAGGTCCCGGTCGCCGTCATCGAGGCGGCGCAGATCGACGGCGCCCGGCTGCCGACCATCCTCGCGCGCGTGGTGGCCCCGATCTCCCTCCCGGGTATTGCCGCGACAGCTCTCATCTGCTTCATCTTCAGCTGGAACGAGCTGCTGTTCGCCCGGGTCCTCACGGGTGTGGTCGCCGAGACCGCCCCGGTGTTCCTGACCGGCTTCATCACCAGCCAGGGCCTGTTCCTGGCGAAGGTGTGCGCCGCGTCGCTCGTCATCTCCCTGCCGGTGCTCGCCGCGGGGTTCGCCGCCCAGGACAAGCTGGTCCAGGGCCTCTCCTTGGGAGCCGTCAAATGA
- a CDS encoding GntR family transcriptional regulator: protein MEALRPVPRTLLRDRAYEAIRDAIVAGDIEPGAVVRDADLAERLGLSRAPVREAFSRLVEEGLLESKPQSYTRVTPVVAAEVRDAAAVVGAMHELVTRVAVPLLRDTDVDVMRAANDRFAAAVAAGDVDAALRADDELHDVPVRVSGNRAAAATISRYTPLIRRLERRRFGEGGSCRSAGLHERLIEACAEGDTDGAVRVTADIWHTLADLADAD from the coding sequence ATGGAAGCCCTACGGCCCGTCCCGCGCACCCTCCTCCGCGACCGCGCCTACGAAGCCATCCGCGACGCCATCGTGGCCGGTGACATCGAGCCCGGCGCGGTGGTGCGGGATGCCGATCTCGCCGAGCGGCTCGGGTTGTCGCGCGCACCGGTACGGGAGGCGTTCTCGCGGCTGGTGGAGGAGGGGCTGCTGGAGAGCAAGCCGCAGAGCTACACCCGGGTGACGCCGGTCGTGGCCGCCGAGGTGCGGGACGCCGCCGCCGTGGTCGGGGCCATGCACGAGTTGGTGACCCGGGTCGCCGTACCCCTCCTGCGGGACACCGACGTTGATGTGATGCGTGCGGCCAACGACCGGTTCGCCGCCGCCGTGGCCGCCGGTGACGTGGACGCGGCCCTGCGCGCCGACGACGAACTCCACGACGTACCGGTGCGGGTGAGCGGCAATCGCGCCGCCGCCGCCACCATCTCCCGTTACACCCCGCTCATCCGCCGACTGGAGCGACGACGCTTCGGCGAGGGCGGCTCATGCCGCTCGGCCGGACTGCACGAGCGGCTGATCGAGGCCTGCGCCGAAGGTGACACGGACGGTGCGGTCCGCGTCACGGCCGACATCTGGCACACCCTCGCGGACCTGGCCGACGCCGACTGA